The Juglans microcarpa x Juglans regia isolate MS1-56 chromosome 2S, Jm3101_v1.0, whole genome shotgun sequence genome has a window encoding:
- the LOC121252932 gene encoding uncharacterized protein LOC121252932: protein MDSGNSTGSMQSSSGGDEEYDSRAESISAFLNPASHLGPLHNAPQPPPHHHHHHQTLPASSSSMFDPLSNYFDPLSSSRSIPLTNPNSLLNLDMVWSKTLRSDPNATDLGGLITPSSSTQSQAFLTHQFGGHSRDGSFSTVQIPPTSERASVSVSGTISGANNNQAAGNNTNVVRNPKKRSRASRRAPTTVLTTDTTNFRAMVQEYTGIPAPPSTSSPFPRSRLDLFGTASTSLRSGHLDPAQPPYLLRPFAQKVQPPPFLSSSPSSSSSAPSMSFPSSSMIDVLGSNSTSNASHSTSINYQLSSDLGLLKQPHDFINMQNPILNLQNLLQAQPKFPLSNSAIIGSKSQGSLEIPSNNSHLKMGNVLEEFGLSHQHVGTQLSGLPNMVSSGGTTLSRSENDPPTSWGNDTGPHGGAQGLLRSLNASYGNSERITNGKLNFSAAASSDFHGDKGPENVAAAARSEGMVESWICSSD from the coding sequence ATGGATTCCGGTAACAGTACTGGCAGTATGCAATCCTCAAGTGGTGGTGATGAGGAGTATGATTCACGCGCCGAATCGATCTCGGCGTTCCTGAACCCAGCAAGCCATCTCGGCCCATTGCATAACGCTCCGCAGCCGCCgccacaccaccaccaccaccaccaaaccCTCCCCGCCTCCTCCTCTTCCATGTTCGACCCTTTATCAAACTACTTCGACCCCTTGTCGTCCTCACGCTCAATCCCACTCACGAACCCGAATTCTCTTTTGAATCTCGATATGGTCTGGTCCAAAACACTAAGATCTGACCCAAATGCCACCGATCTTGGCGGGTTGATAACTCCCTCATCCTCGACCCAAAGCCAAGCTTTTTTAACCCATCAATTCGGCGGACACAGCAGAGACGGTAGTTTTTCCACCGTACAGATCCCTCCGACATCAGAGCGGGCTTCAGTTTCTGTTTCGGGTACTATTTCAGGTGCAAACAATAATCAAGCTGCAGGCAATAACACTAACGTGGTTCGAAACCCAAAGAAGAGGTCCAGAGCCTCTAGGCGTGCACCTACCACCGTGCTGACCACAGACACCACCAATTTCCGAGCCATGGTTCAGGAATATACTGGGATTCCCGCTCCGCCGTCCACATCGTCGCCTTTCCCGAGAAGCCGCCTCGATCTCTTCGGCACAGCTTCGACGTCTTTGAGATCAGGGCACTTGGACCCTGCACAGCCTCCTTACCTTTTGAGACCCTTCGCTCAGAAAGTTCAACCACCCCCATTTCTgtcttcttctccctcttcttcttcctcagctCCATCCATGTCTTTTCCTAGCTCTTCAATGATTGATGTTTTAGGTTCTAATTCAACTAGTAATGCTTCTCATTCAACTTCCATTAACTACCAGCTTTCTTCTGATTTAGGCCTATTGAAGCAGCCCCATGATTTCATCAACATGCAAAACCCGATTCTCAACCTACAGAATCTCCTCCAAGCCCAACCTAAATTCCCGCTATCCAATTCAGCCATTATTGGCTCTAAAAGTCAAGGTTCTTTGGAAATCCCATCCAACAATTCTCACCTCAAAATGGGCAATGTTTTAGAGGAATTTGGCTTAAGCCATCAGCACGTTGGTACACAACTCAGTGGGCTTCCAAACATGGTGTCTTCGGGAGGAACCACGTTGTCGAGAAGCGAGAACGATCCTCCTACCAGCTGGGGAAACGACACGGGACCCCACGGCGGTGCTCAAGGGCTCTTGAGATCACTCAACGCAAGCTATGGTAACTCGGAGCGGATTACCAATGGCAAGTTGAATTTCTCGGCGGCTGCTTCATCGGATTTTCATGGCGATAAGGGGCCGGAGAATGTGGCTGCAGCAGCAAGAAGTGAAGGTATGGTGGAATCATGGATTTGTTCATCAGATTAG